GTCGTTGAAGCGAAAGCCGTCGACGTCGGTCGTCGACGCGCATCCGCCCGCCAGACCTCGCGCCTCGTGAATCCGCACGTCGCAGCCCCGGCGCGCGAGCTCGACGCCCGCCGCGAGGCCCGCCACGCCGCCGCCGACGATCGCAATGCGCGTCACTCCGATTGGCTTCATGCCGTGTCTGCTCCGTGGAGAAGCCCGTCTCGTCGCCGACGGGCGCGCCCAACGAACCGGCCGGCGACACCCGGCCGGCAAGCCGTGACCGAGCGGCCGCTCAGCCCGCCGCGGCGCGCTGCAGCGCGCCGAGATCGATCTTCTTCATCCGCATCAACGCCTGCATCGTGCGCGACGCCTTCGCCGGATCGTCGCCCGTCAGCAGTTCCGGCAACTGCACGGGCACGATCTGCCACGACAGACCGAAGCGGTCCCTGAGCCAGCCGCACTGCTGCGCGCTTTCGTCGCCGCCTTCGGACAACCGGCGCCAGTAGTAGTCGATCTCGTCCTGCGTCGTGCAGTTGACGACGAACGACACGGCCGGATTGAACTGGAACACGGGGCCGCCGTTCAGCGCGACGAAGCCCTGGCCGTCCAGCTCGAAGGCGACCGTCATCACGGCGCCCTCGCCCTGCCCGGACGCCTGCGCGCCCTCCTTGCCGTAGCGGGCGACGCGCGTGAGCCTTGCGTTGTCGAACACCGATACGTAGAACGTCGCCGCCTCCTCGGCGTTGCCGTCGAACCAGAGGAACGGGGTGATGCGCTGCACGCGTGCCGTCATGACGTCTCTCCTCGCTTGTCTTCCTCGGCGGAACAACGCCACGATGATAGACGCTCGCAGCGCGCGCGGGCTCCGCCGCTTCCGTAGGCTCGATGCAAGAAGGGCGCGATTTCTCGCGCCCTTTTTTCCGTCAGTCCGCCGCGTGCGGGCCCGTCGAACAGGAGCCCGCGCGCGCCGCGTCAGAACGCGACATACGGCGCCGGACCGCCGCTGCCCGTCAGGTCCATCCCGAAGTACAGCGTCTTGCCGAAGAAATGCGGCAGGCCGAAGTCGAGCACCCGCGTATCGCCGAACGGGCCGCCCAGGTTCGGCACCGCCGATCCGTACGACGAAAACAGCGAGTTCGCGTTGCCGACCGAGATCGACGGCGACGCCTGCGCGCCGTTCAGGCCGACGACGGTGGCCGTCGTCGTTTGCATGCTCGACGGGCAGTAGAACGACGAATTGTTGCTGCACACGGGCAGCGAGACCGCCGTGCTGCCGCCCGTATCGAAGAAGTATGCATTCGAGCCGGTGTCGAAGAACGTCCTCGTGATCGCGCGGCCGAGCAGCGTGCCGGTCAAGTCGCCCCAAGTCGTCGACGTGAGCTTCGTCACCCCTGCCGGCAGCGCGTTGTTCGCCTGCGTGTTGATCCCGAACGTCAGCGTGCCCGTCGCGCTGCCGCCCGACGGCGGGTTCATCGCGACGATCACGCCGTTGTTGTCGGTCGCAAAGCGCGGCACCGGATTGGTGACTTGCTGCGCGAGCGGCACCGTCGTGACCTGGCAGCTCGCGTTGCCGTTCGGGCACGCGTAATAGTTGCTGTAGAGCGTCGACGTCGTGCAGTTCGAGCCGCAGTCGTACGGTGCGGGCCCGATCCCGAGAATGCCGTTCGCACCGAGGTCGGCCGCGGTGTTCGACGGCGTGTTGCCGTTCGAGCACGAGGTCGGCACGCCGGACGAGCCGAGGTCGCCGATGATCTGGACCGGCAGCGAGCTTGCCTGCTCGCCGGCGATCCTCACGTCGGCGGTGCGCACGGTGCCCCACGTGTAGCTCGTCACGAACTTGCCGCACTCGACAAGCGAGCCGCCGCTCACGCTCGATACAGGCAGGCTGCCGAGCACGCCCGACGCCGCGGTGTTGACGATGCGCAGCCCGTACGACGCGGTGTCGACGAGCACGTTGCCGATCGTCTGGCACGTCGATGTGCCGGGCGCGCAGATCGTCACGCTGACGGTCGGCATGTTGACGATGGTCGCGACGCCCGTGCTGACGGTGATCGCCGCCTGGTTCGACGCGAGCGGCGTGCCGCCCGAGCCACCGGAACCGCCCGAGCCGCCGGAGCCGCTGGTCGAGCCGCCGCCCGCGGACGTGTTGCCGCCGCCGGAGCCGGTATTCACCGACGCGTTCGAGCCGCCGTCGCCGCCGCCGCCGCACGCGGCGACGAGCGCGACCGTGGCCGCGGCGAGGCTCAGCGCGCCGAGCCAGCGAATCAGAGTATGTTGGAAGCGCAAGATCTGTCCCCTCCCGGCGCGATCACTGGATGTCGTTGGTGGAGAAGCCGGCCGGCAGCGCCTGCGGCAGCCACGCCTGACCGGAGTACGAGCCCATGTGGCCGCCCGTGTGGACGACGAGCCCGCCCGTGTCGATCGCGGCGGGCGCGCGCGGCCCGCGCGCGGCGCGCGACGCCTTCACGCCTGCCTCGTACTGCGGAAAATAGGTGCCGAGCAGATCGGACAGATTCGGCGTGACCGGGCCTTGCCACGACAGCGCGAACACGGTGCCCGCCGTCGACACATACTCGCGCACGACCGTGCCCGAGCCGAGCGTCGTTTCGCGCACCGTGTAGCCGACGGCGACCGTCGCGGCGCCGCCCGCCGCGTGGAGGCTGCGTTGCATCGATCGCACGGTCGCGGCGGTGTCCGCGGCGGGCGGGGTCATCGGCGCGCCGCCAAGGCCTGCTTGGGCGGGCGCGGCAAGCCACGCGCACATGAAGCCGGCCGCCGTCGCGGCGATCCGGCGAAATCGACTCGATCTCACTCCATTCCTCCTCGAATTCAAGCTCTGCATTCGGGCAGCATGGCGTCCGACGAACCACGCGCTGCTCATTATCGACAATCGAAAGTAAAAAGAAAGCCCTCGAGAGCCAGCAAATCAGGAGCGTAGTATGCCTGCCGCTTATGTCAAAAACCTATCGGCATTAATCTCGATAATTTTTAATTATTGCAAAACAACTCAACTCAAAATCCCAGACTTGCCAACAGATCGTCGACTTGGGCCTGATCCTGCACAACGTCTGCCTTTCCTTCCGGATTGATCTGCGGCCCGTTGAGCAGCGATTCCGGCGTCATCGCGCCGCCCGCCTGCTCGGCGGCAAGCGCGGCGGCCGTCGCGGCGAACTGCTCGCGGCGTTCGGGCGCGATGTTCTCGACCAGTACGTTCAACAGTTGCTGCTCGATCAGGTAGACCATGTCCATGATCTTCTTGATCACCTGGCCCGTCAGATCCTGGAAGTCCTGCGCAAGCATGATCTCGAGCAATTGAGCGTTGGTCGCGCCCGTCGCGTCCGGCAGCGCGCGCAGGAACGCGCGCGTGTCGTCCATCAGGCCGCGCACTTCCGCGCGCTCGATCGGCGTCTCGTACCACTTCGCCCAGCGCGCGTCGAGCGCCGCGGCTTCCTGCTGCAGACGCTCCTGCACGGGCTTCGCAATTTCGATCGCGGTCAGCACGCGCTCGGCCGCCTGTTCGGTCATCGCGACGACGTAGCGCAGCCGATCGCGGGCGTCCGGCACGACCTCCGCCGCCTTCTCGACGTGCTTGTCGAGCCCCAGCTCGCGCATCGAGTCGCGCAGCGTGCGCGTCAGCTGGCCGATGCGCGCGAGAATACGGTCGCTCGCCAGATCGGCGGCGTCGGCAAGGCGTTCGTCGGCGTTCGCGCCGGCAACTGCCACATCAATCGGCTCGTTCACGTCAGCTCCCCGCTTTCGCCATCTTTTCCAGGATCTTGTTGAGCTTCTCGTCGAGGGTCGCCGCCGTGAACGGCTTCACGACATAGCCGCTCGCGCCCGCCTGCGCGGCCGCGATGATGTTCTCCTTCTTCGATTCGGCTGTCACCATCAGCACCGGCAGATGCGTGAGCGACGCGTCCGCGCGGATCTCCTTCAACATCGCGAGACCGTCGAGGTTCGGCATGTTCCAGTCGGAGATCACGAAGTCGTAGCCGCCGCCGCGCAGCCGCGCGAGGCCCGCCAGGCCGTCCTCCGCCTCGTCGACGTTCGAATAGCCCAGCTCTTTCAACAAGTTGCGGACGATCCGACGCATCGTCGGAAAATCGTCCACCACCAGAATCTTCATGCTCTTGTCCATCGTCTGTTCCTTTCCAGATTCATGTCCTGTAACGGAGGCCGGGGCCCGTGCGCACGAGCGACGCGCCCACGAACGTGCCCCGGCGTTACACGCGCTGCACGCGATCGCCCATCGACGCGAGGCGCGCCATGATACGGCGACTCATGTCGGAAAGGGGCGCGACGTCGTCGACGCCGCCCATCGCGATCGCCTCGCGCGGCATTCCGAACACGACGCAGCTCGCCTCGTCCTGCGCGAATGTATACGCGCCCGCCTTTTTCATTTCAAGCAGCCCGGCCGCGCCGTCGCGGCCCATCCCCGTCAGGATCACGCCGAGCGCGTTCTTGCCCGCGTGCTGTGCGGCCGAGCGGAACAGCACGTCGACCGACGGGCGATGGCGATTGACGGGCGGATCGTCCGACAGGTGCGCGATGTAGTTCGCGCCGCTTCTCGCGAGCAGCAGGTGCGCGTGGCCGGGCGCGATGTACGCGTGGCCCGGCAGCACGCGCTCGCCGTGCTCCGCTTCCTTCACCGAGATCCGGCACAGCCCGTTCAGGCGCTGCGCGAATGAGCGCGTGAAGCCGGGCGGCATGTGCTGCGCGATCAGCACGGCGGGCGCGTCGGGCGGCAACGGCGTCAGCACTTCGCGGATCGCCTCGGTGCCGCCCGTCGACGCGCCGACGATGATCAGCTTCTCGGTACTGACGAGCGGATTGTTGATGAGCGGCGCGGCGGCGGCGGTCTGGCCGTGCGCGGCGGCCGCCGCGGCCGCGTGCGGCTGCGGATTCTGGCGCACGCGCGCGCGCGACGCCGCGCGCACCTTGTCGGCCAGCTTTTCCGCGTATTCGAGCATCCCGTCGCGAATCCCGACGCGCGGCTTCGTCACGAAGTCGACCGCGCCCAGCTCGAGCGCGCGCAACGTGATCTCCGAGCCGCGCTCGGTCAGCGACGAAACCATCACGACCGGCATCGGCCGCAGGCGCATCAGCTTTTCGAGGAAGTCGAGGCCGTCCATCCGAGGCATTTCGACGTCGAGCGTCAGCACGTCCGGGTTGTGCTGCTTGATCAGCTCACGCGCCACGAGCGGATCGGGCGCCGTTGCGCACACCTCCATGTCGGGCTGGCTGTTGATGATTTCGGTCATCAGGCTGCGGATCAGCGCCGAATCGTCGACGCACAGCACTTTGATTTTCTTCTGCACAGCGTTCAAGCCTCCTGCTTTCTTGTGGCGGGCTGCGTGGCCCGCGTACCGAACAATTCGATGCGAGGCGTCGCCTGAGCCTTCGGCGCGGGCGTGCCGAACAGCTCAACGCGCGGCCGCGCACGGGCCGCACGCTCGCCGCGCGGGCCGGCCGCCTCGCGCGCGAGCGCGGCTTCCCGCTCGGCCACGTCGGGCGCCTGCACGCGCAGCTTCTTGACCATCGCCTGCCCCGTATGCGGCATGAACGCGACCTTGCGCGGATGCACGCCCTGCAGATCCTCGGCGGTGATGCGGATGCGCTCCAGCGCCAGATAGCGGCGCACGAAATCGGCGTTGCGATCGCCGATGTTGATCGTCGTCATCCCCGCGAGCACGGCCGCGCCGCCGAACACCTTCGCCTCGAAGCGCTCGCGGCGCCCGCCCGCCTTGATGAGTTCGTTGATCAGCACTTCCATCGCGTACGCGCCGTAACGCATCGATTCGGACGCGGCGGCGGACGGGTCCGCGCCGTCGTCCGGCAGCATGAAATGGTTCATCCCGCCGATCCGCGCGATCGGATCGTGCAGGCACGCGGCGACGCACGAGCCGAGCACGGTAACGAGGACCATGTCCTCGCGCGTCGTGTAGAACTCGTTGGGCAGCAGCTTCACGCCGCGGCGGTGAAAGTGCGCGTCGAAATAAAGATTGGTCGCGATCGGCAGCCCGCTCATCGGAGTTCCTCCTCGGCCGCCGCCGCGGCGATGCGCGCGCGCACGCGCGGCGCGGCCGACTGAGCGTCGCGCGTCAGCTCGTAGACCGTCTGCCCGCGCAGGCGGAACGCCTGCGTCACATACGTGAAGTTCTCCGAGTGGCCGGCGAACAGCAGGCCGCCCGGCTTCATCAGCGGCTCGAAGCGCGCGAGCACCTGCGACTGCGTCGGCTTGTCGAAGTAGATCATCA
Above is a window of Burkholderia thailandensis E264 DNA encoding:
- the cheZ gene encoding protein phosphatase CheZ produces the protein MNEPIDVAVAGANADERLADAADLASDRILARIGQLTRTLRDSMRELGLDKHVEKAAEVVPDARDRLRYVVAMTEQAAERVLTAIEIAKPVQERLQQEAAALDARWAKWYETPIERAEVRGLMDDTRAFLRALPDATGATNAQLLEIMLAQDFQDLTGQVIKKIMDMVYLIEQQLLNVLVENIAPERREQFAATAAALAAEQAGGAMTPESLLNGPQINPEGKADVVQDQAQVDDLLASLGF
- a CDS encoding DUF2844 domain-containing protein, with the protein product MRSSRFRRIAATAAGFMCAWLAAPAQAGLGGAPMTPPAADTAATVRSMQRSLHAAGGAATVAVGYTVRETTLGSGTVVREYVSTAGTVFALSWQGPVTPNLSDLLGTYFPQYEAGVKASRAARGPRAPAAIDTGGLVVHTGGHMGSYSGQAWLPQALPAGFSTNDIQ
- the cheY gene encoding chemotaxis response regulator CheY, whose product is MDKSMKILVVDDFPTMRRIVRNLLKELGYSNVDEAEDGLAGLARLRGGGYDFVISDWNMPNLDGLAMLKEIRADASLTHLPVLMVTAESKKENIIAAAQAGASGYVVKPFTAATLDEKLNKILEKMAKAGS
- a CDS encoding VOC family protein; translated protein: MTARVQRITPFLWFDGNAEEAATFYVSVFDNARLTRVARYGKEGAQASGQGEGAVMTVAFELDGQGFVALNGGPVFQFNPAVSFVVNCTTQDEIDYYWRRLSEGGDESAQQCGWLRDRFGLSWQIVPVQLPELLTGDDPAKASRTMQALMRMKKIDLGALQRAAAG
- the cheD gene encoding chemoreceptor glutamine deamidase CheD codes for the protein MSGLPIATNLYFDAHFHRRGVKLLPNEFYTTREDMVLVTVLGSCVAACLHDPIARIGGMNHFMLPDDGADPSAAASESMRYGAYAMEVLINELIKAGGRRERFEAKVFGGAAVLAGMTTINIGDRNADFVRRYLALERIRITAEDLQGVHPRKVAFMPHTGQAMVKKLRVQAPDVAEREAALAREAAGPRGERAARARPRVELFGTPAPKAQATPRIELFGTRATQPATRKQEA
- a CDS encoding protein-glutamate methylesterase/protein-glutamine glutaminase, which translates into the protein MQKKIKVLCVDDSALIRSLMTEIINSQPDMEVCATAPDPLVARELIKQHNPDVLTLDVEMPRMDGLDFLEKLMRLRPMPVVMVSSLTERGSEITLRALELGAVDFVTKPRVGIRDGMLEYAEKLADKVRAASRARVRQNPQPHAAAAAAAHGQTAAAAPLINNPLVSTEKLIIVGASTGGTEAIREVLTPLPPDAPAVLIAQHMPPGFTRSFAQRLNGLCRISVKEAEHGERVLPGHAYIAPGHAHLLLARSGANYIAHLSDDPPVNRHRPSVDVLFRSAAQHAGKNALGVILTGMGRDGAAGLLEMKKAGAYTFAQDEASCVVFGMPREAIAMGGVDDVAPLSDMSRRIMARLASMGDRVQRV
- a CDS encoding DUF3443 domain-containing protein gives rise to the protein MRFQHTLIRWLGALSLAAATVALVAACGGGGDGGSNASVNTGSGGGNTSAGGGSTSGSGGSGGSGGSGGTPLASNQAAITVSTGVATIVNMPTVSVTICAPGTSTCQTIGNVLVDTASYGLRIVNTAASGVLGSLPVSSVSGGSLVECGKFVTSYTWGTVRTADVRIAGEQASSLPVQIIGDLGSSGVPTSCSNGNTPSNTAADLGANGILGIGPAPYDCGSNCTTSTLYSNYYACPNGNASCQVTTVPLAQQVTNPVPRFATDNNGVIVAMNPPSGGSATGTLTFGINTQANNALPAGVTKLTSTTWGDLTGTLLGRAITRTFFDTGSNAYFFDTGGSTAVSLPVCSNNSSFYCPSSMQTTTATVVGLNGAQASPSISVGNANSLFSSYGSAVPNLGGPFGDTRVLDFGLPHFFGKTLYFGMDLTGSGGPAPYVAF